From the genome of Colwellia psychrerythraea 34H, one region includes:
- the sbcB gene encoding exodeoxyribonuclease I, whose product MQDRTSQNNTEQPSILWHDYETWGINPKFDKPSQFAGIRTDLDLNIIGEPEMFYCTPPVDYLPHPEACLVTGITPQKAQREGLSEAEFAARIHTLFTQPNTCVAGYNSIRFDDEVTRYLLYRNFYDPYAREWQNGNSRWDIIDMVRACYALRPEGINWPTVKRDGEEVISFRLELLTAANDISHEAAHDAMSDVYATIAMAKLIKEKQPKLYDFIFNLKNKNQVKDLINTAEMTPIVHTSSKVSSAHGCTSWFAPVSYHPVNKNAVICVDLARDISPLLTLSSEEIKARLYTRYDDLAPDELPIPVKLIHVNKCPVIAPAKTLLPENAERLAIPRDVCLDNLALLRKHAELRDKLSDVFATSDFDNDDVDAEQALYGGSFFSHSDKAQMDILRGLSPEQLANHPFQFQDERLSVLLFRYRARNYPYTLSTEEQQKWQQYCQNKLQYGGKGILSLDEFMMKIENLAHEHETDKAKMSVLKALYEFLQG is encoded by the coding sequence ATGCAAGACAGAACATCTCAGAACAACACAGAACAACCATCAATCCTTTGGCACGATTATGAAACTTGGGGAATAAACCCAAAATTTGATAAACCGTCTCAATTCGCCGGCATTCGTACTGATCTCGATTTAAATATCATTGGCGAGCCTGAAATGTTTTATTGCACGCCGCCCGTTGATTACTTACCACATCCTGAAGCCTGTTTAGTTACAGGTATCACGCCACAAAAAGCGCAACGTGAAGGCTTGTCTGAGGCTGAATTTGCTGCACGTATTCATACTTTATTTACTCAGCCCAATACCTGTGTTGCTGGCTATAACAGTATTCGCTTTGATGATGAGGTGACTCGTTATCTGCTTTATCGTAACTTTTATGACCCTTATGCACGTGAATGGCAAAATGGAAATAGTCGCTGGGATATTATAGATATGGTTCGTGCTTGTTATGCACTTCGTCCTGAAGGCATTAATTGGCCAACCGTTAAGCGCGATGGTGAAGAAGTCATCAGTTTCCGTTTAGAGCTATTAACGGCAGCAAATGACATCAGTCATGAAGCGGCCCATGATGCGATGAGTGATGTTTACGCCACCATAGCAATGGCTAAATTGATCAAAGAAAAACAACCAAAACTTTATGATTTTATCTTTAACTTGAAGAATAAAAATCAAGTGAAAGATTTGATCAATACCGCAGAGATGACACCTATTGTGCATACTTCGAGCAAAGTATCATCAGCTCATGGCTGCACCAGTTGGTTTGCGCCAGTAAGTTACCACCCAGTTAATAAAAACGCGGTGATCTGTGTCGATTTAGCACGAGATATATCACCTTTATTAACGCTTAGCAGTGAAGAGATTAAAGCGCGTTTATATACCCGTTATGACGATTTAGCGCCAGATGAACTACCAATTCCAGTAAAACTTATTCATGTCAATAAATGCCCTGTTATAGCGCCAGCTAAAACGTTACTACCAGAAAACGCAGAGCGCTTAGCAATACCGCGCGATGTTTGCTTAGATAATTTAGCTCTATTGAGAAAGCATGCTGAACTAAGAGATAAATTAAGCGATGTTTTTGCCACATCAGACTTTGATAATGATGACGTAGATGCAGAGCAAGCGTTATATGGTGGCAGTTTCTTTAGTCATAGTGATAAAGCGCAAATGGATATTTTACGTGGTCTATCACCTGAGCAACTAGCTAATCATCCATTTCAATTTCAAGATGAGCGTTTAAGTGTATTACTGTTTCGCTATCGAGCAAGAAACTACCCGTACACGCTATCTACAGAAGAACAACAGAAATGGCAGCAGTATTGTCAGAACAAACTGCAATATGGCGGGAAAGGTATTTTATCACTTGATGAGTTCATGATGAAGATTGAAAATCTAGCCCATGAGCATGAAACTGATAAAGCAAAAATGTCGGTATTAAAAGCCTTGTATGAATTCTTGCAAGGGTAA
- a CDS encoding sigma-54-dependent transcriptional regulator gives METEKLGVVFVIDDEEHIRSAIEQTFELRNFEVQTFSQAHQLLNQLSDTWPGVVISDINMPKMDGHQLMAEVKNIDSELSTILLTGFGDISMAVKAMRNGAYDFIEKPFNNDDLVDTVKRALDKRSLVLENRQLKKEIETHCLPGPRILGNSPNIVQMRNILNQVMDAPADIMIDGETGTGKELVARYLHDHSIRRDSNFVALNCGAIPENIIESELFGAEKGAYTGADKKRIGKFEYANGGTLFLDEIESTPMALQVKLLRVLEERKVVRLGANEGVELDVRVIAATKVDLLELCEQGLFREDLYYRLNLVKVDIPPLRERIEDVPLLFLHFARIASARYKKELIPLSQEHKAQLLSYGWPGNVRELRNLAERYILLGEAAAFNLKKNTSANSMNSSMGLTQRVEFFEKFLIEEALASNEGCIKDTMEELNLARKTLYDKMKKYELERTTYQ, from the coding sequence ATGGAAACGGAAAAATTGGGTGTTGTCTTTGTTATCGATGATGAAGAACATATTCGAAGCGCTATTGAGCAAACATTCGAATTAAGAAATTTTGAAGTGCAAACCTTTTCACAAGCGCATCAATTACTTAATCAGCTAAGTGATACTTGGCCTGGCGTGGTTATTAGTGATATTAATATGCCTAAAATGGATGGACATCAGTTGATGGCTGAGGTCAAAAATATTGACTCAGAGTTATCCACGATTTTACTCACCGGTTTTGGTGATATTTCAATGGCAGTAAAAGCAATGCGCAATGGTGCTTACGACTTTATTGAAAAGCCATTTAATAATGATGACCTAGTTGATACGGTTAAAAGAGCGCTAGATAAACGCTCTTTAGTGCTTGAAAATAGGCAACTCAAAAAAGAAATAGAAACACATTGTTTACCAGGTCCCAGAATATTAGGGAATTCGCCTAACATTGTGCAAATGCGCAATATACTCAATCAAGTGATGGATGCACCTGCAGATATAATGATCGATGGTGAAACCGGTACTGGAAAAGAGTTAGTCGCTCGTTATTTACACGACCATAGTATTCGAAGAGATAGTAATTTTGTTGCACTTAACTGTGGTGCAATCCCAGAAAATATTATTGAAAGTGAGCTATTTGGTGCGGAGAAGGGCGCTTATACGGGCGCTGATAAAAAACGCATTGGTAAGTTTGAATACGCTAACGGTGGTACCTTGTTTCTTGATGAAATAGAAAGTACTCCAATGGCCTTACAAGTCAAACTCTTAAGAGTATTAGAAGAAAGAAAAGTGGTTCGTTTAGGTGCTAACGAAGGTGTTGAGCTTGATGTCAGAGTGATTGCTGCGACCAAGGTAGATTTATTAGAGTTATGCGAGCAAGGTTTGTTTCGTGAAGATCTATATTACCGTTTGAATTTAGTAAAAGTAGATATTCCTCCCTTGAGAGAACGTATTGAAGATGTGCCTTTGCTTTTTTTACACTTTGCTAGAATAGCTTCAGCGCGTTATAAAAAAGAATTAATTCCATTATCACAAGAGCATAAAGCACAACTGTTAAGTTATGGCTGGCCTGGCAATGTAAGAGAATTACGTAACTTGGCTGAGCGTTACATTTTATTGGGTGAGGCGGCAGCGTTTAATCTTAAAAAGAATACCAGCGCTAATTCAATGAACAGCAGTATGGGCTTGACTCAACGGGTTGAATTTTTTGAGAAGTTTCTTATCGAGGAAGCGTTGGCAAGTAATGAAGGCTGTATTAAAGACACCATGGAAGAGCTCAATTTAGCCAGAAAAACACTCTACGATAAAATGAAAAAATATGAATTAGAGCGAACAACTTACCAATAA
- a CDS encoding DUF3422 family protein — protein MFLHQYGDSHVAELIHLQEVCQRYSVSLPANDSVCFYQKIGEFEIRWERHIEFSSYT, from the coding sequence ATGTTTTTACACCAATATGGCGATAGCCATGTAGCTGAACTGATTCACTTACAAGAAGTTTGTCAACGATATAGTGTAAGTCTACCTGCCAATGATTCAGTTTGTTTTTACCAAAAAATTGGCGAGTTTGAAATTCGATGGGAGCGTCATATTGAGTTTAGTAGCTATACTTGA
- a CDS encoding helix-turn-helix transcriptional regulator, with protein sequence MIEQLQTPSQDYVVREKTLEAQTIPTDYLIREKEREALTTLGRTQAWVLEQQGLFPKRRKLYAGGNINVWLMSEISEWIQSRESVQ encoded by the coding sequence ATGATTGAACAATTACAAACACCATCCCAAGATTATGTGGTTAGAGAGAAAACTCTCGAAGCACAAACAATACCTACAGACTATCTCATAAGAGAAAAAGAGCGCGAAGCACTGACAACTTTGGGAAGAACTCAAGCTTGGGTATTAGAGCAGCAAGGTCTATTTCCAAAACGTCGAAAACTTTATGCTGGCGGAAATATAAATGTTTGGTTGATGAGCGAGATTTCAGAGTGGATTCAATCAAGAGAATCTGTGCAATGA
- a CDS encoding tyrosine-type recombinase/integrase — MALSDTKLRKIKAPYNGEAELADRDGLSVRVSPKALITFNYRFRWEGKQQRIKLGRYPGLKLIDARKKVNEYRHNLDEGLDPRVVQNESRSHNLFGDMCEAFMTKYVMTELRPKTQTLYKSTFNKYVTPYKNIDIERYKYTDWIAYFDWVKKESSSANAGSVLKRFKAVANWAKARGQIKHSHLIDIPIKAIGSHQQKRERCLEWDEVIGLWRQIESSKSTPQCKTCIQLLLLTGARNAEIREARRDEFDLDKNIWLLPPERSKTKKQVRRPLSTGVIELINKLDLIYGQDREYLIAGDIKGKPLTTHAVNRFVQRMNNHLKYPHFVPHDFRRTIVTRLSEHKVELHVTEKMLGHELGGILTRYNKHDWIDEQREAYELYWQKVTLLLKN; from the coding sequence ATGGCTTTGTCCGATACCAAACTACGAAAAATAAAAGCACCATATAATGGAGAGGCAGAACTAGCCGATAGAGATGGTTTATCTGTAAGAGTCAGTCCTAAAGCACTAATAACTTTCAATTATCGCTTTAGATGGGAAGGTAAGCAACAAAGAATTAAACTTGGTCGATATCCAGGCTTGAAACTAATTGATGCAAGAAAAAAAGTTAATGAATATCGGCATAATTTAGATGAAGGTCTAGACCCAAGGGTGGTTCAGAATGAAAGTCGGAGCCACAATTTATTTGGTGATATGTGTGAAGCATTCATGACTAAGTATGTTATGACAGAATTACGGCCTAAAACACAAACATTATATAAATCTACTTTTAATAAATATGTCACACCTTATAAAAACATTGATATTGAACGATATAAATATACCGATTGGATCGCTTACTTTGATTGGGTTAAAAAGGAGTCCAGCTCAGCTAATGCAGGTAGTGTTTTAAAACGATTTAAAGCTGTAGCGAATTGGGCGAAAGCTAGAGGTCAAATCAAACATTCTCATTTAATTGATATCCCGATAAAAGCAATTGGTAGTCATCAACAAAAAAGAGAACGTTGCTTAGAGTGGGATGAGGTCATTGGCTTATGGCGACAAATAGAATCAAGCAAATCAACACCGCAATGTAAAACCTGTATCCAACTTCTTTTATTAACGGGTGCAAGAAATGCTGAAATCCGTGAAGCGAGAAGGGATGAGTTTGATTTAGATAAAAACATTTGGCTTTTACCTCCAGAAAGATCAAAGACTAAAAAACAAGTTCGTCGCCCATTGAGTACTGGAGTAATTGAGCTAATTAATAAGCTCGATCTTATATACGGCCAAGACCGAGAATATTTAATCGCTGGCGATATAAAAGGTAAGCCGTTAACTACGCACGCTGTGAATCGTTTTGTGCAACGCATGAATAATCATTTGAAATATCCACATTTTGTACCTCATGACTTTCGCCGTACGATAGTCACTAGATTAAGTGAACATAAAGTTGAATTACATGTTACTGAAAAAATGCTAGGTCATGAATTAGGAGGGATTTTAACTCGTTACAATAAACATGATTGGATTGATGAGCAACGCGAAGCTTATGAATTATATTGGCAGAAAGTCACACTATTGTTAAAAAACTAA
- a CDS encoding helix-turn-helix transcriptional regulator encodes MKYDKAPIEQYIEDKCILGKPELQTLVKKSKPTLHRWIREGKFPKPSLIQGGRSYWYFSDYQKWLKSITIQK; translated from the coding sequence ATGAAATATGATAAAGCTCCAATAGAGCAATATATTGAGGATAAATGTATTTTAGGCAAACCTGAGCTGCAAACTTTAGTCAAAAAATCTAAACCAACACTCCACCGTTGGATCAGAGAAGGGAAGTTCCCAAAACCAAGCCTTATTCAAGGCGGTAGATCTTATTGGTACTTTTCAGATTATCAAAAGTGGCTCAAATCTATAACAATACAAAAGTGA
- a CDS encoding aminotransferase yields the protein MMNSIIYPTTNFKHTATLIIERGDGAYVYDSNGKQYLEALAGLWCTSLGYNNHELIETASEQMSKLSFSHMFGGKTHQVGIDLAEKLSAMVPVENAKIFFGNSGSDANDTHIKMLRYYFNAIGKPQKYKIIARERSYHGVTVASASLTGLKPNHTHFNLPFDALGVLRTDAPHYYRNALPNESEAQFIDRIVNNLEQLILLEGADTIAAFIVEPITGASGVIVPPEGYYQKVQAVLQKYDILLWADEVITAFGRTGNDFGCKTVGIEKPAMMTLAKQLSSAYMPISASVIRGDMYDAMVEQSAQVGVFGHGYTYSGHPVSCAVALKTLEIYQRENIFDHAAKIGAYMQKRLHEFIHHPLVGEVRGKGMIGAIELVANKKTGQAFPDGTVGNFAMQACQNNGMICRAVAGSSLAFCPPLIVNKSQIDEMIEKTAKSLDQTLDFVVREGLLVR from the coding sequence ATGATGAATTCAATAATATATCCAACAACAAATTTTAAACACACAGCAACATTAATTATAGAACGTGGCGATGGTGCTTATGTGTATGACAGTAATGGTAAACAATACTTAGAAGCATTAGCGGGCTTATGGTGCACATCATTAGGTTATAACAATCATGAATTAATCGAAACGGCCAGTGAACAAATGAGCAAGTTGTCCTTTTCTCATATGTTTGGCGGAAAAACGCATCAAGTTGGCATTGACTTGGCAGAAAAACTGTCAGCTATGGTGCCAGTAGAAAATGCTAAGATATTTTTTGGTAATTCAGGCAGCGATGCCAATGATACTCATATAAAGATGTTACGTTATTATTTTAATGCTATTGGTAAACCACAAAAATATAAAATTATTGCGCGCGAACGCTCTTATCATGGCGTCACGGTAGCATCAGCCTCTTTAACGGGGTTAAAACCTAATCATACCCATTTTAATCTCCCTTTTGATGCTCTTGGTGTATTGCGCACCGATGCACCACATTATTATCGCAATGCACTGCCTAATGAAAGCGAAGCTCAATTTATTGATCGTATTGTTAATAACCTAGAGCAGTTAATACTACTAGAAGGTGCAGACACTATTGCTGCATTTATTGTTGAACCAATCACTGGTGCAAGTGGTGTAATCGTGCCACCAGAAGGGTATTACCAGAAAGTTCAAGCGGTTTTACAAAAGTATGACATTCTATTGTGGGCTGATGAGGTAATCACGGCATTTGGCCGAACAGGTAATGACTTTGGCTGTAAAACAGTTGGTATTGAAAAACCAGCCATGATGACCTTAGCTAAACAGTTATCTTCTGCTTATATGCCTATTAGCGCTTCGGTGATCCGTGGCGATATGTATGATGCAATGGTAGAACAAAGTGCTCAGGTAGGGGTTTTTGGTCATGGCTATACTTATTCAGGGCATCCTGTCTCTTGCGCTGTAGCCTTAAAAACACTCGAGATTTATCAGCGAGAAAATATTTTTGACCATGCGGCAAAAATTGGTGCTTACATGCAAAAACGCTTACATGAATTTATCCATCACCCATTAGTGGGTGAAGTACGTGGCAAAGGCATGATTGGTGCAATTGAGCTTGTGGCAAATAAAAAAACAGGACAAGCTTTTCCTGATGGAACGGTAGGAAATTTCGCAATGCAGGCCTGTCAGAATAACGGCATGATATGTAGAGCGGTAGCGGGATCATCACTGGCTTTTTGTCCACCTTTAATTGTTAATAAATCTCAAATTGATGAAATGATTGAAAAAACTGCTAAGTCTTTAGATCAAACACTTGATTTTGTTGTTCGAGAAGGCCTCTTGGTACGTTAA
- a CDS encoding NAD-dependent succinate-semialdehyde dehydrogenase encodes MQEHQELGLQDNQLVRSFSYINGRWHSSDSYISVTNPANGKVIAQVSNAGVVETELAVKAAKDALKMWSAKSANERATLMRNWFNLIMENQDDLGRILTLEQGKPLAEAKGEIGYGAAFIEWFAEEGKRVYGDTIPAPSGDKRIIVIKQPVGVVASVTPWNFPNAMIARKAAAALSAGCTFVVRPATQTPLSALAMAELAERAGIPAGVFNVVVGEDAHGIGKVLTQHPDIAKFTFTGSTPVGKALISQCATSVKKVSMELGGNAPFIVFDDADIDAAVQGALVSKYRNAGQTCVCTNRIFVQKGVIEQFTKKFTSAVAALAIGDGLTDGVSIGPMISSDAVCDVELLVKDSITAGAILALGGERDQAGDAFYQPTILTNVTNDMPIAKNEIFGPVTPIISFEDEDEVIAMANDTEYGLASYFYARDIGRIWRVAEGLEYGMVGINEGMISNAAAPFGGVKQSGNGREGSKYGLDDYLEIKYLCMGGLGK; translated from the coding sequence ATGCAAGAACATCAGGAATTAGGTTTACAAGATAACCAATTAGTTAGAAGTTTTTCGTATATCAATGGTCGTTGGCATAGTAGTGATTCATACATTTCAGTGACAAACCCAGCCAATGGCAAGGTGATTGCTCAAGTGAGCAATGCAGGTGTTGTTGAAACCGAACTTGCAGTAAAAGCCGCAAAAGATGCTTTAAAAATGTGGTCAGCTAAATCTGCTAATGAACGAGCTACGTTAATGAGAAACTGGTTTAACTTGATTATGGAAAATCAAGATGATTTAGGACGCATTTTAACTTTAGAGCAAGGTAAACCTCTTGCTGAAGCTAAAGGCGAAATTGGTTACGGTGCAGCGTTTATTGAATGGTTTGCTGAAGAAGGTAAACGCGTTTATGGCGATACTATTCCAGCTCCATCGGGTGACAAACGTATTATTGTTATTAAACAACCAGTAGGTGTTGTTGCGTCTGTTACCCCGTGGAACTTTCCAAATGCAATGATTGCACGTAAAGCTGCAGCTGCATTATCGGCGGGTTGTACTTTTGTTGTTCGTCCTGCAACACAAACGCCACTTTCTGCCTTAGCAATGGCTGAGCTTGCAGAGCGTGCTGGTATTCCAGCAGGTGTTTTTAATGTGGTAGTTGGTGAAGATGCTCACGGTATAGGTAAAGTATTAACCCAACACCCTGATATTGCTAAGTTCACTTTTACGGGCTCAACCCCTGTGGGTAAAGCGTTGATCAGTCAATGTGCTACATCAGTGAAAAAAGTTTCAATGGAACTTGGTGGTAATGCACCTTTTATTGTATTTGATGACGCTGATATTGATGCGGCTGTACAGGGCGCCTTAGTTTCAAAATACCGTAATGCAGGTCAAACATGTGTTTGTACTAATCGTATTTTTGTACAAAAAGGTGTTATTGAACAATTTACTAAAAAATTCACGTCTGCAGTTGCGGCATTAGCAATAGGTGATGGTTTAACTGATGGCGTTAGTATTGGTCCTATGATCTCAAGTGATGCGGTCTGCGATGTTGAACTTTTAGTGAAAGACTCAATTACTGCAGGTGCAATATTAGCTTTAGGTGGTGAGCGAGACCAAGCAGGTGATGCTTTTTATCAACCGACTATTTTAACCAATGTTACAAATGATATGCCTATTGCCAAAAATGAAATTTTTGGTCCTGTTACCCCGATTATTTCTTTTGAAGATGAAGATGAAGTTATCGCTATGGCAAATGATACTGAATATGGCTTAGCCTCTTATTTTTATGCGAGAGATATTGGCCGAATTTGGCGGGTTGCAGAGGGGTTAGAGTATGGCATGGTAGGTATTAACGAAGGCATGATTTCAAATGCGGCAGCACCTTTTGGCGGCGTTAAGCAATCAGGTAACGGCCGTGAAGGCTCAAAATATGGCTTAGATGATTATTTAGAAATCAAATACTTGTGCATGGGTGGCTTAGGTAAATAG
- a CDS encoding YagK/YfjJ domain-containing protein: MTSNHKLNQFKYKSHGYNIYSFKESGYNSKALNNIFKLCESMLFAYSKVFLFRIDFHVNEHSPNNQLVSNFLANYIKHLEKIYQCKASYICVREQNISAKQHYHLAFILSGHKVCYPDKITKDCASAWKRHSSGSVHFPKKCYYMIKRGDKRSINPCIYRLSYFVKNHSKNLNGTAKSYLMSRIKNAKLLPECDYLFVEPEVTLKNNQDRNNGLVNEGSEVDDSLTAIRRGQPKSNIAPVIVSDEFVQRYQIKALVNEIINEDFDITIIIFKPP; this comes from the coding sequence ATGACAAGTAATCATAAATTAAATCAATTTAAATATAAAAGTCATGGCTATAATATTTACTCATTTAAAGAGAGTGGTTATAACAGCAAAGCCTTAAATAATATATTTAAACTATGTGAATCTATGCTTTTTGCTTATTCAAAAGTATTTCTCTTTAGAATAGATTTCCATGTAAATGAACACTCACCTAATAATCAGTTAGTTTCTAACTTCCTGGCTAACTATATAAAGCATTTAGAAAAGATATATCAGTGCAAAGCTAGTTATATTTGCGTTAGAGAACAAAACATATCTGCAAAACAGCATTATCATTTAGCATTTATCTTAAGTGGTCATAAAGTTTGCTACCCAGATAAAATAACTAAAGATTGTGCATCAGCTTGGAAAAGGCATAGTTCAGGTTCAGTACACTTTCCAAAAAAGTGTTATTACATGATTAAACGTGGTGATAAAAGAAGCATTAATCCATGCATATATCGCCTTAGCTACTTTGTGAAAAACCATTCTAAAAATCTAAACGGCACGGCTAAAAGCTATTTAATGAGTCGTATTAAAAATGCGAAGCTTTTACCTGAGTGTGATTACTTATTTGTAGAACCTGAGGTTACCTTAAAAAATAATCAAGATAGAAATAACGGCTTAGTTAATGAGGGGAGCGAAGTTGATGACAGTTTAACTGCAATACGGCGAGGACAACCAAAAAGTAATATAGCGCCTGTAATCGTATCTGATGAATTTGTGCAACGTTATCAAATTAAAGCTTTAGTAAATGAAATAATAAATGAAGACTTTGATATAACCATAATTATATTCAAACCGCCGTAA
- a CDS encoding ATP-binding protein — protein sequence MVYQGQSERKNYIVATVAVIGLILTIELTQMIGMSNAYQQMHQQSSQQLSNLVGYIDNILGRFDRIPKVLSKHPLLSQALISPNEQSKITKLNQLLADIRTMTQASDIYLIDKKGITIGASNWQLPNSFVGMNFMFRPYFQDALKGKLSHYYAVGLSSGKRGFYYAYPVVVDGVIAGVIALKISIADIEEQYKKTVLNDSFNFLIVAPHDVVFISDRPEWRLKTIGNLSKAKQLNLIAEKRYTDKEISSLNVEDISNHYLPNDLGSELLEVTSNTGSEEVFALNKLMKTANWQVHLWSSVAPMKKQQNLLIILSASGYLLMVFLLLFTNERLKNARRLKQSQQLLEKKVKERTSDLSASNVKLHEEIAQRQQAQTQMNKMRDELIQSEKLALIGSMSASINHEINQPLTALRSYSENALAYQERSMTDKVKNNLSLIIGLVDRLSDIVSQFNSFSKKSTGVATAVDVQMSLMAAMSIVKHQAKAARVEFTSKPCLETVHVYGDAIRFEQVLVNLLSNAIQALSEQEHKQIIISVSDVKEHVIIEIRDNGPGILVDNIDRVFEAFFTTKENFGLGLGLSISHRIIESMQGQLNVSNHPDGGAIFTISLPVNR from the coding sequence GTGGTCTATCAAGGACAATCAGAGCGTAAAAATTATATTGTCGCCACTGTTGCAGTGATTGGCCTAATCCTGACTATTGAACTGACCCAAATGATAGGTATGAGCAATGCCTATCAACAAATGCACCAACAATCGAGTCAGCAGTTATCTAATTTAGTGGGTTACATTGACAATATTCTCGGTCGCTTTGACAGAATCCCCAAAGTGTTATCGAAACACCCCTTACTGTCGCAAGCCTTAATCTCACCTAACGAACAATCAAAAATAACCAAACTCAATCAGTTATTAGCAGATATTAGAACGATGACTCAGGCGTCAGATATTTACCTTATTGATAAAAAGGGTATTACTATTGGGGCCAGCAATTGGCAATTGCCTAATTCATTTGTTGGTATGAACTTTATGTTTAGACCCTATTTTCAAGATGCGCTAAAAGGTAAACTTTCCCATTACTATGCTGTAGGGTTAAGTAGTGGTAAGCGGGGCTTTTATTATGCTTACCCTGTGGTAGTTGATGGTGTTATTGCCGGTGTTATTGCTTTAAAAATAAGTATTGCAGATATTGAAGAACAGTATAAAAAAACGGTATTAAATGATAGCTTTAACTTCTTAATCGTTGCACCCCATGATGTGGTCTTCATTTCAGATAGACCAGAATGGCGGTTAAAAACTATTGGTAACTTATCTAAAGCAAAACAGCTTAATTTAATTGCAGAAAAACGTTATACCGATAAAGAGATATCCTCACTTAACGTGGAAGATATCTCAAATCACTATCTTCCAAATGACCTTGGCAGCGAGTTATTAGAAGTTACTTCAAATACAGGGTCTGAAGAAGTTTTTGCGCTGAATAAACTGATGAAAACGGCTAATTGGCAAGTTCATTTGTGGAGCTCTGTAGCACCAATGAAAAAGCAGCAAAACTTATTAATCATCCTCAGTGCTAGTGGTTATTTATTGATGGTGTTTTTGCTGTTATTTACTAATGAACGACTTAAAAATGCGCGAAGACTTAAGCAATCTCAACAGTTATTAGAAAAAAAAGTTAAAGAACGTACGTCTGACTTAAGTGCGAGTAACGTAAAATTACATGAGGAAATAGCGCAACGTCAGCAAGCACAAACTCAAATGAATAAAATGCGGGATGAACTAATTCAATCAGAAAAGCTGGCGCTCATAGGTAGTATGTCAGCGAGTATTAACCATGAAATCAATCAACCGTTAACAGCCTTACGAAGCTATTCAGAAAATGCGTTGGCGTATCAAGAACGTAGTATGACAGACAAAGTAAAAAACAACCTGTCACTCATTATTGGTTTAGTGGATCGACTCAGTGATATTGTCAGTCAATTTAATAGCTTCTCTAAAAAAAGCACCGGTGTTGCGACTGCCGTTGATGTTCAAATGAGTCTGATGGCGGCGATGAGTATTGTAAAACACCAAGCTAAAGCCGCTAGAGTAGAATTTACTAGTAAACCTTGCTTAGAAACTGTACATGTTTATGGTGATGCTATTCGGTTTGAACAAGTGCTGGTTAACTTATTAAGTAATGCCATACAAGCGCTTAGTGAACAAGAACACAAACAAATAATTATTTCTGTGTCTGACGTTAAAGAACACGTTATCATTGAAATACGAGACAACGGACCCGGTATTTTAGTTGATAATATCGACAGAGTTTTTGAAGCCTTTTTCACCACGAAAGAAAACTTTGGCTTAGGTTTAGGTTTATCTATCTCGCACCGAATTATTGAGTCAATGCAAGGTCAACTTAACGTAAGTAACCACCCAGATGGCGGCGCTATCTTTACCATTAGCTTGCCTGTAAACAGGTAA